The following are from one region of the Paenibacillus sp. KS-LC4 genome:
- a CDS encoding methyl-accepting chemotaxis protein, whose protein sequence is MFDWLGTRAGFPLWVSWKLNSGIKEDVEHIFEGVADTRKELLLQWADEYWGHMERLSNQLTDGLSALQTAAFSKEQQKWIAPLLERSYARGMDFTELFLLDNDNHVAHSTYPAHIGTHYGEGSPLSPGMQYTQIGSPADRRCFFGPFEDVITLKLGARTSSFHDKMTIMFMQPLHVNGSRVGTLCGRVPNDVLGDLIQRESGHVYPDSGDNYLFMAEPGLQRNIVPGTALSRSRFEDRTFTHGENLKDGVTTDWGTVSIKEHTELEIIFTDPATGELHPGVAGTIRNGSNLFAQFPGYSDYRHIAVIGKGLTFRMPHCPDLWGMMCEGDLEEVYRLRSIGWRQRKLQMYAAMLQSLLTFLLASLVIGYMPLWGAAAVLGGFNLLFGILFAMSVQRKESQRVTGHMERINRFIRINAEGKGDLTQRLSTKEFDCDETQELAKWINNMIDSLEGIMLQVKLTAAEVLSSQTVMNESSVHTALSTERVGNKVGDMIGSLRHQLKDIDKAKQAAGEMRDTLSMLESQAAEQIAVAQTEVGRIGEKMQHISSKVEDTNGTIRKFMKTVEDIRDVLQVIEEISAQTNLLALNASIEAARVGEQGRGFAVVASEIRKLAELTKKSTEEVHGITRQIYSEAEHAYHSMDEGTKVVEEGTELVAAAARTLQSAQADDQRKTQVVEEVVRLMEQIAEVSLQNRSVSSDVEGQVQELIVEMDNVRHTSTNVESITVLLQQLVGQFKLTESRIR, encoded by the coding sequence ATGTTTGATTGGCTAGGTACAAGGGCGGGGTTTCCACTGTGGGTATCATGGAAGCTCAATTCTGGCATTAAGGAAGATGTCGAGCATATTTTCGAGGGCGTTGCAGATACTCGCAAGGAGCTGCTGCTGCAATGGGCAGATGAGTATTGGGGGCATATGGAGCGCTTATCGAATCAATTAACGGATGGCCTATCTGCACTGCAAACCGCTGCGTTCTCAAAAGAACAGCAGAAATGGATAGCTCCTTTGCTCGAACGATCCTATGCGAGGGGGATGGATTTTACGGAGCTGTTCCTCCTAGACAACGACAACCATGTAGCTCACTCCACCTATCCCGCACATATCGGCACACATTATGGAGAGGGCAGTCCCCTTTCTCCAGGTATGCAATATACCCAAATAGGCAGCCCAGCGGACAGACGCTGCTTCTTTGGCCCTTTCGAAGACGTGATTACACTCAAGCTAGGGGCTCGAACGTCCTCTTTTCACGACAAAATGACGATCATGTTCATGCAGCCGCTGCATGTGAACGGAAGCAGAGTCGGAACCTTATGCGGGAGGGTTCCTAATGATGTGCTTGGCGATCTGATTCAGCGTGAGTCAGGGCATGTATATCCGGATTCAGGCGACAATTATTTGTTTATGGCAGAGCCTGGCCTGCAACGTAATATTGTTCCCGGAACGGCGTTGTCCCGCAGCCGCTTTGAGGATCGTACATTTACACATGGCGAAAATTTAAAGGATGGCGTAACGACAGACTGGGGTACCGTATCCATTAAGGAGCACACGGAGCTGGAAATTATTTTTACCGATCCGGCAACGGGCGAGCTGCATCCTGGCGTCGCAGGCACCATTCGCAATGGCAGTAATTTGTTCGCGCAGTTTCCCGGCTACTCGGACTATCGCCACATTGCCGTCATCGGCAAAGGATTGACCTTCCGAATGCCTCATTGCCCTGATCTATGGGGGATGATGTGCGAGGGCGATCTTGAAGAGGTTTACCGACTGCGCAGTATTGGCTGGCGGCAGCGCAAGCTGCAAATGTATGCGGCGATGCTGCAAAGCCTGCTGACGTTTCTGCTTGCTTCTCTGGTCATCGGCTATATGCCGCTATGGGGAGCGGCCGCTGTGCTTGGCGGATTTAATTTGCTGTTCGGCATTTTGTTTGCAATGTCGGTGCAGCGCAAGGAATCACAGCGGGTGACGGGCCATATGGAGCGAATCAACCGTTTTATTCGCATTAATGCCGAGGGGAAGGGTGATTTAACTCAGCGGCTGTCGACGAAGGAGTTTGATTGCGACGAGACGCAGGAGCTGGCAAAATGGATCAACAATATGATTGATTCCCTCGAGGGCATTATGCTGCAGGTGAAGCTCACTGCTGCGGAGGTGCTGAGCAGCCAGACCGTTATGAATGAATCGTCTGTCCATACCGCTTTGTCAACGGAGCGTGTAGGAAATAAGGTAGGCGATATGATCGGCAGCCTGCGCCACCAATTGAAGGATATTGACAAGGCGAAGCAGGCGGCTGGCGAAATGCGCGATACGCTGTCCATGCTGGAGAGCCAGGCGGCAGAGCAAATCGCAGTCGCGCAAACGGAGGTTGGCCGTATCGGCGAGAAGATGCAGCATATTTCCTCCAAGGTAGAAGATACGAACGGTACAATTCGCAAGTTTATGAAGACGGTGGAAGATATTCGCGATGTGCTGCAGGTTATTGAGGAAATATCGGCACAAACCAATTTGCTGGCATTAAATGCTTCTATTGAGGCGGCGCGTGTCGGTGAGCAGGGTCGCGGCTTCGCGGTCGTCGCTTCCGAAATCCGCAAGCTAGCGGAGCTGACCAAGAAATCGACAGAGGAAGTACATGGGATTACGCGTCAAATCTATTCGGAAGCTGAACATGCCTATCATTCTATGGACGAAGGTACGAAGGTTGTAGAAGAGGGAACGGAACTGGTAGCCGCCGCAGCCCGCACCCTGCAATCAGCGCAAGCGGATGATCAACGCAAAACCCAGGTGGTAGAGGAGGTTGTCAGGCTGATGGAACAAATTGCGGAGGTCAGTCTGCAAAATCGCTCGGTTTCCTCTGATGTGGAAGGACAAGTGCAGGAGCTGATTGTGGAGATGGACAACGTTCGCCATACTTCAACGAATGTTGAGTCTATTACAGTGCTGCTCCAGCAGCTCGTAGGCCAATTTAAATTAACGGAATCCAGAATCCGATAA
- a CDS encoding CpsB/CapC family capsule biosynthesis tyrosine phosphatase produces the protein MIDIHTHILPGIDDGAARLEDSVALARAAAAEGIKTIIATPHHYNGRYMNPARAVEELTRTLNELLQKLDIPIVVHTGQEVRLHQELLDHFQQGSLLSLAGSSYMLLELPSSHIPKNTEQTVYELGLRGIHAIIAHPERNAAIIAHPERLEELVRLGAFGQVTSHSLLGAFGKTVERASWRLCEAGLIHLVSSDAHHVERRGFRLKEAYNRIHEVMGGEWSDYFQQNAASLLRNEAIADAPDWQGSAAAKRWRALKAFFKI, from the coding sequence ATGATTGATATTCATACACATATTCTTCCCGGTATTGATGATGGTGCGGCCCGCCTGGAAGATTCGGTTGCACTGGCAAGAGCGGCTGCTGCCGAGGGAATCAAAACGATTATTGCAACTCCCCATCACTATAATGGGAGATATATGAATCCAGCTCGAGCTGTAGAAGAGCTTACTCGTACGCTCAATGAGCTGCTGCAGAAGCTGGATATTCCGATTGTTGTGCATACTGGACAAGAAGTGCGGCTGCATCAGGAGCTGCTGGATCACTTTCAGCAAGGAAGCTTGCTGTCTTTGGCCGGTTCATCCTACATGCTGCTGGAGCTGCCGTCGTCTCATATTCCGAAAAATACGGAGCAGACCGTCTATGAGCTTGGTTTGCGTGGCATTCATGCGATAATTGCGCATCCAGAGCGGAACGCAGCCATCATTGCGCATCCAGAGCGGCTTGAAGAGCTTGTGCGTCTAGGAGCATTTGGGCAAGTGACGAGCCATTCCCTGCTTGGCGCTTTCGGCAAGACGGTGGAGCGGGCCTCATGGAGGCTGTGTGAAGCGGGACTTATTCATCTCGTGTCATCTGATGCACATCATGTGGAGCGCAGAGGATTTAGGCTCAAGGAAGCGTATAACCGGATACATGAGGTCATGGGCGGGGAATGGTCGGATTATTTTCAGCAAAATGCTGCTTCACTATTAAGGAATGAGGCTATTGCCGATGCGCCAGATTGGCAGGGCAGTGCTGCGGCAAAACGCTGGAGAGCTTTAAAAGCATTTTTCAAAATATAA
- a CDS encoding F0F1 ATP synthase subunit epsilon, whose translation MSTFLVEVVTPERKVYAENANMISVKGVEGELGILPNHIPLVTQLRIAPVVIKRDGKVDVIAVNGGFIEVRKDKIVILAESAELATDIDLDRAKAAKARAEQLLSAKRDEIDFRRAELALQRAMNRIGIAKK comes from the coding sequence ATGAGTACCTTTTTGGTAGAAGTCGTTACTCCTGAGCGTAAAGTGTACGCGGAGAATGCGAATATGATTAGTGTGAAGGGTGTCGAAGGCGAGCTTGGCATTTTGCCAAACCACATTCCACTTGTAACACAGCTTCGTATTGCACCAGTTGTAATCAAGCGCGATGGAAAAGTTGATGTTATTGCTGTAAATGGTGGTTTTATCGAGGTTCGTAAAGATAAAATCGTTATTTTGGCTGAAAGCGCCGAGCTGGCGACCGATATTGATCTTGATCGTGCGAAAGCAGCGAAAGCACGCGCCGAGCAGCTTCTGTCGGCCAAACGCGATGAGATTGATTTCCGCCGTGCGGAGCTTGCTTTGCAGCGTGCAATGAACCGTATTGGCATAGCGAAAAAATAA
- the atpD gene encoding F0F1 ATP synthase subunit beta, giving the protein MKKGRVVSVMGPVVDLEFERGNLPEILNAVKIEKKGENGGADINLTLEVAVHLGDNKVRAVAMSTTDGLVRGTEAIDTGAPITIPVGAPTLGRVFNVLGQPIDEAGDATSSINLPIHREAPAFDELSTQSEILETGIKVIDLLAPYAKGGKIGLFGGAGVGKTVTIQELINNIAQEHGGISVFAGVGERTREGNDLYHEMKDSGVLGKTAMVFGQMNEPPGARQRVALTGLTMAEYFRDEEGKDVLLFVDNIFRFTQAGSEVSALLGRMPSAVGYQPTLATEMGQLQERITSTKKGSVTSIQAIYVPADDYTDPAPATTFAHLDATTNLERKISEMGIFPAVDPLASSSRILSPDILGEEHYNVAQGVKKILQRYKELQDIIAILGMDELSEEDKLTVARARKIQLFLSQPFHVAEPFTGIKGKYVPVKESVRSFKEILEGKHDDLPEEAFRYVGVIEEAVEKAKTL; this is encoded by the coding sequence ATGAAAAAAGGACGCGTTGTATCCGTCATGGGTCCGGTCGTCGATCTAGAGTTCGAACGCGGCAACCTGCCGGAAATTTTGAACGCTGTCAAAATCGAGAAGAAGGGCGAAAATGGCGGTGCAGATATTAATCTTACGCTTGAAGTCGCTGTTCACCTCGGTGACAATAAAGTCCGTGCTGTAGCGATGAGCACAACGGACGGTCTTGTACGCGGTACTGAAGCCATTGATACTGGCGCTCCAATCACCATTCCGGTTGGCGCTCCAACACTTGGCCGTGTATTTAACGTACTTGGACAACCAATTGATGAAGCTGGCGATGCTACTTCTTCCATTAATCTTCCTATTCACCGTGAAGCCCCTGCTTTCGACGAATTGTCGACACAATCGGAAATTCTCGAAACAGGAATCAAGGTTATCGACTTGCTTGCACCATACGCAAAGGGCGGTAAAATCGGCCTCTTCGGCGGCGCGGGCGTAGGTAAAACGGTAACGATTCAAGAGCTGATCAACAACATCGCACAGGAGCACGGCGGTATTTCCGTATTCGCGGGTGTTGGTGAGCGTACGCGTGAGGGTAATGACTTGTACCACGAGATGAAAGACTCCGGCGTACTTGGTAAAACAGCAATGGTATTCGGTCAAATGAACGAGCCGCCAGGCGCACGTCAGCGTGTAGCTTTGACAGGCTTGACAATGGCTGAATATTTCCGTGATGAGGAAGGCAAAGACGTACTTCTGTTCGTCGATAACATCTTCCGTTTCACACAAGCAGGCTCCGAGGTTTCGGCCCTTCTAGGCCGTATGCCGTCCGCGGTAGGTTACCAGCCAACGCTGGCAACTGAAATGGGTCAACTGCAAGAGCGTATTACTTCGACGAAAAAAGGCTCGGTTACTTCGATCCAAGCGATCTATGTACCTGCCGATGACTATACGGATCCAGCTCCAGCTACAACGTTTGCTCACTTGGATGCAACGACTAACCTTGAGCGTAAAATTTCCGAGATGGGTATTTTCCCAGCGGTAGATCCACTTGCTTCATCTTCCCGTATCCTTAGCCCGGATATTCTAGGCGAAGAGCACTACAATGTAGCTCAAGGCGTTAAGAAAATTCTTCAGCGCTATAAAGAGCTTCAAGATATTATCGCGATTCTTGGTATGGACGAGCTGTCCGAGGAAGATAAATTGACCGTTGCTCGCGCACGTAAAATTCAACTCTTCTTGTCCCAGCCGTTCCACGTTGCCGAGCCTTTCACAGGCATCAAAGGTAAATATGTACCAGTTAAAGAATCCGTGCGCAGCTTCAAAGAAATTCTCGAGGGCAAACATGACGACCTTCCGGAAGAAGCTTTCCGGTATGTAGGTGTGATTGAAGAGGCCGTGGAGAAAGCCAAAACGCTGTAG
- the atpG gene encoding ATP synthase F1 subunit gamma, producing the protein MAKGMREIKREIKSKQNTKQITKAMEMVSASRLRRAQEAAQASRPYSEKLKEVVASIAAGTKDVKHPMLETRPIKKTGYLVITSDRGLAGGYNANVLRKVTDTIRSKHKSNDDFVLFVIGKKGRDYFRRRNMPIIEEVTGLPDSPTFADIKIVASTAVQKFADGTFDELYVYYNKFVNAITQIPTEMRLLPLDSVDGSAASTAAYEYEPSPEGVLEALLPKYAETLIYSAVLDGKASEFGARMTAMGSATKNATKMISDLTLTYNRARQAAITQEISEIVAGANAQS; encoded by the coding sequence ATGGCTAAAGGTATGCGCGAAATTAAACGCGAAATCAAGAGTAAACAAAATACGAAGCAGATTACGAAGGCGATGGAGATGGTCTCTGCTTCCCGGCTGAGAAGAGCGCAGGAAGCTGCACAGGCGTCCCGCCCGTATTCAGAGAAGCTGAAGGAAGTAGTGGCAAGCATCGCTGCTGGCACGAAAGACGTTAAGCACCCGATGCTGGAAACCCGTCCGATCAAAAAGACAGGCTATCTCGTCATTACGTCTGATCGTGGTCTGGCAGGCGGCTATAACGCCAACGTGCTTCGTAAGGTAACGGACACGATTCGCAGTAAGCATAAGTCGAACGATGATTTCGTATTGTTCGTCATCGGCAAGAAGGGCCGGGATTATTTCCGCCGCCGCAATATGCCGATCATAGAAGAGGTAACCGGTCTTCCGGATTCTCCTACGTTTGCTGATATTAAGATCGTAGCTTCAACAGCCGTTCAGAAATTTGCCGATGGCACTTTCGACGAGCTGTACGTTTATTACAATAAATTCGTTAATGCCATTACCCAAATTCCTACAGAAATGCGCCTGCTGCCGCTTGATTCGGTAGACGGAAGCGCAGCTTCTACAGCAGCTTATGAATACGAGCCATCGCCGGAAGGCGTGCTGGAGGCATTGCTGCCTAAATATGCGGAGACGCTTATTTACAGCGCAGTGTTGGACGGCAAGGCAAGTGAGTTCGGTGCTAGGATGACGGCTATGGGCAGTGCGACGAAAAATGCGACGAAGATGATCAGCGATTTGACGCTTACGTACAACCGTGCTCGTCAAGCGGCAATCACGCAGGAAATTTCCGAGATCGTTGCAGGAGCGAATGCTCAATCTTAG
- the atpA gene encoding F0F1 ATP synthase subunit alpha, with translation MSIRPDEISTLIKQQIEQYKSEIQVVDVGTVISIGDGIARVHGLENAMQGELLEFSNGVVGMALNLEESNVGVVILGPYKDIREGDQVKRTGRIMEVPVGEELLGRVVNPLGQPLDGKGPINTKHSRPVESPAPGVIDRKSVHEPMQTGIKAIDAMVPVGRGQRELIIGDRQTGKTAIAIDAIINQKGNGVKCIYVAVGQKQSTVANVVETLRRHGALEYTIVVTAGASEPAPLLFLAPYAGCSMGEYFMYKGEHVLVIYDDLSKQAAAYRELSLLLRRPPGREAYPGDVFYLHSRLLERAAKLSDARGGGSLTALPFIETQASDVSAYIPTNVISITDGQIFLEADLFYSGQRPAVNVGISVSRVGGSAQIKAMKKVAGTLRLDLAAYRELQAFSQFGSDLDKSTLARLNRGARTMEILKQGVNQPMPVEKQVISIYSAVKGHLDDIPVADILRFEKEFLAFLDSNHPEIGNSIRDTKDLVADNEKALVDAINKFKKSFAVTA, from the coding sequence TTGAGTATCAGACCTGATGAAATCAGCACGCTGATTAAACAGCAGATCGAACAATATAAATCCGAAATTCAAGTCGTGGATGTTGGCACCGTTATTAGCATCGGTGACGGTATCGCTCGCGTTCACGGTTTGGAAAATGCGATGCAAGGCGAATTGCTCGAATTCTCCAACGGTGTTGTCGGCATGGCATTGAACCTTGAAGAAAGCAACGTCGGTGTCGTTATTCTCGGTCCTTACAAGGACATTCGTGAGGGCGATCAAGTAAAACGTACAGGCCGTATTATGGAAGTTCCAGTTGGCGAAGAGCTGCTGGGCCGCGTCGTGAACCCGCTTGGACAGCCGCTTGACGGCAAAGGTCCAATCAACACGAAGCATTCCCGTCCGGTTGAATCTCCGGCTCCAGGCGTTATCGACCGTAAATCGGTTCATGAGCCTATGCAAACAGGTATTAAAGCGATCGACGCAATGGTTCCAGTTGGCCGCGGTCAACGTGAGCTTATTATCGGCGACCGTCAAACAGGTAAAACAGCAATCGCGATTGATGCGATTATCAACCAAAAAGGCAATGGCGTAAAATGTATTTATGTCGCTGTCGGCCAAAAGCAATCCACGGTTGCTAACGTTGTAGAAACCCTTCGCCGTCATGGCGCTTTGGAATATACAATCGTTGTAACGGCGGGCGCTTCTGAGCCAGCTCCACTCTTGTTCCTGGCTCCTTATGCAGGCTGCTCGATGGGCGAATACTTCATGTACAAAGGCGAGCATGTACTCGTTATTTATGATGACTTGTCGAAACAAGCGGCAGCATACCGTGAGCTTTCCTTGCTGCTTCGTCGTCCACCGGGTCGGGAAGCTTATCCAGGTGACGTCTTCTATCTTCACTCCCGTTTGCTTGAGCGCGCAGCTAAGCTGAGCGATGCAAGAGGCGGCGGTTCCTTGACTGCCCTGCCTTTCATCGAGACACAAGCTTCTGACGTATCGGCTTACATCCCGACGAACGTTATCTCGATTACTGACGGTCAAATCTTCCTGGAAGCAGACCTGTTCTACTCCGGTCAACGTCCAGCGGTTAACGTTGGTATTTCGGTATCCCGTGTCGGCGGTTCCGCACAAATTAAAGCGATGAAGAAGGTTGCCGGTACGCTCCGTCTTGACCTTGCGGCTTACCGCGAGCTTCAAGCGTTCTCGCAATTCGGTTCCGACCTTGATAAATCAACGCTTGCTCGTCTGAACCGTGGTGCTCGCACAATGGAAATTCTGAAACAAGGCGTTAACCAGCCGATGCCGGTTGAGAAGCAAGTTATCTCGATCTACTCTGCGGTTAAAGGTCATCTGGATGATATTCCGGTTGCCGACATTTTGCGCTTTGAGAAAGAATTCCTGGCGTTCCTCGATTCCAATCACCCGGAAATCGGCAATTCGATCCGCGATACGAAGGATCTGGTTGCTGACAACGAGAAAGCCCTTGTTGATGCGATCAACAAATTTAAGAAAAGCTTTGCCGTAACGGCTTAA
- a CDS encoding F0F1 ATP synthase subunit delta yields the protein MSRDAAVAKRYAKALFELAQQGGIISEVEQQLQAIAQTLGEDLEIQKFLSYPNIDASKKLAVLKAAFGGSISELLLNTLELIFVRGRQELIVEINEAFAKIAGEVLKQAHATVYTARQLNDAELAEVAAQFGGLTGKTIIAEQVVEPALLGGVKVRIGDRLYDGSLSGKLERLEKQLKSKAL from the coding sequence ATGAGCCGGGACGCAGCGGTAGCGAAGCGCTACGCCAAAGCGTTGTTCGAGCTTGCACAGCAAGGCGGCATTATTTCTGAGGTAGAGCAGCAGCTGCAAGCTATTGCACAAACGCTTGGAGAAGATCTGGAAATTCAAAAGTTTCTAAGCTATCCGAATATTGATGCTTCGAAGAAGCTGGCCGTTCTTAAGGCCGCTTTCGGTGGAAGCATTTCCGAATTGCTGCTGAATACGCTGGAGCTGATTTTTGTGCGCGGGCGTCAGGAGCTAATTGTAGAAATTAACGAAGCGTTTGCAAAAATCGCAGGCGAAGTGCTTAAGCAAGCGCATGCGACTGTATATACAGCTCGTCAGCTGAATGACGCAGAACTGGCAGAGGTTGCAGCACAGTTCGGCGGTTTGACGGGCAAAACGATTATTGCCGAGCAAGTTGTAGAGCCTGCCCTTCTGGGTGGAGTGAAGGTTCGCATTGGCGACCGTCTCTATGATGGCAGCTTGTCCGGCAAGCTTGAACGGTTAGAAAAACAGTTAAAATCTAAAGCACTGTAG
- the atpF gene encoding F0F1 ATP synthase subunit B has protein sequence MGWHWESTVYAIVAFLVLYWLLNKYAFGPLLSVMEKRRQLVLEQMNTAESSRKQAEQQMVEQKAALEQARKEAYEIIEQSRVTSSKQADEIVNTAKTEASRLKDDALKDIESEKNKAIAALRSEVGGISVQIASKIIEKQVDEKSQEQLVNQYLKEVSGK, from the coding sequence ATGGGATGGCATTGGGAATCGACAGTATATGCGATAGTAGCTTTTTTAGTATTGTACTGGTTGCTGAACAAGTACGCATTCGGCCCGCTGCTCAGCGTTATGGAGAAACGGAGACAGCTCGTGCTTGAACAGATGAATACAGCTGAATCCAGCCGTAAGCAAGCTGAACAGCAAATGGTTGAGCAGAAAGCGGCTCTTGAGCAGGCTCGTAAAGAGGCTTACGAAATTATTGAGCAATCGAGAGTTACAAGCAGCAAGCAAGCTGATGAGATTGTGAATACAGCTAAGACAGAGGCGTCTCGTTTGAAAGATGATGCTCTTAAAGACATCGAAAGCGAGAAAAACAAGGCAATTGCAGCCCTTCGTTCTGAAGTTGGCGGCATCTCTGTTCAAATCGCTTCGAAAATCATTGAGAAGCAGGTCGATGAGAAATCGCAGGAGCAGCTTGTTAATCAATACCTGAAAGAAGTAAGCGGCAAATGA
- the atpE gene encoding F0F1 ATP synthase subunit C, giving the protein MEVLAAALAVGLGAIGAGVGNGMIVSKTVEGIARQPELQGKLQTTMFIGVGIVEVVPIIGVVIGFLAFFK; this is encoded by the coding sequence ATGGAAGTATTGGCAGCAGCATTGGCAGTTGGTTTGGGCGCTATCGGCGCAGGCGTAGGTAACGGTATGATCGTCAGCAAAACAGTTGAAGGTATCGCTCGTCAGCCTGAGCTTCAAGGCAAACTGCAAACAACTATGTTTATCGGTGTAGGTATCGTCGAAGTTGTGCCGATTATCGGCGTAGTTATCGGCTTCCTTGCATTCTTTAAATAA
- the atpB gene encoding F0F1 ATP synthase subunit A, which produces MHEFPVWQLGSLQIDISTFIAITVSAIITFIVARLAVSNLSVDNPSKMQNFLEWVVEFVHNLISSAMPLNRVKPFISLGMTLIMFIFISNLLGLPFGIVTDVHHAYPALGITEELLQSKGGHLEMAWWKSPTADLSVTAGLALIVFILVHYLGLKMNTKHYVKHYFHPFPIFLPINLIETISKPVTLALRLFANIYAGEVLISTILMLGVIGTPFLAAWQAFSIFVGAIQAFLFTMLTMVYISQAAIHEEDH; this is translated from the coding sequence ATGCATGAATTTCCGGTGTGGCAGCTCGGATCGCTACAGATCGACATTTCAACGTTTATTGCGATAACGGTTTCCGCCATCATCACGTTTATTGTGGCGAGACTTGCTGTGAGCAATTTATCGGTGGACAACCCTTCCAAGATGCAAAACTTTTTGGAATGGGTCGTCGAATTTGTTCACAATCTGATTTCCAGCGCAATGCCGCTTAACCGCGTCAAGCCTTTCATTTCCTTGGGTATGACGTTGATTATGTTTATTTTCATCTCCAACCTGCTTGGTTTGCCTTTCGGTATCGTGACGGATGTCCATCACGCTTACCCGGCGCTAGGTATTACAGAGGAGCTGCTGCAATCGAAGGGCGGACATCTGGAGATGGCTTGGTGGAAATCACCTACGGCTGACCTTTCCGTAACAGCTGGCTTGGCGCTAATCGTATTCATCCTCGTCCATTATCTGGGCTTGAAGATGAACACGAAGCATTACGTGAAACACTATTTCCATCCGTTCCCGATTTTTCTGCCGATCAACTTGATCGAGACAATCTCGAAGCCAGTAACTTTGGCACTACGGCTATTCGCTAACATTTATGCGGGCGAAGTGCTGATCTCGACCATCTTGATGCTGGGAGTTATCGGAACTCCGTTCCTCGCTGCTTGGCAAGCATTCAGTATCTTTGTCGGTGCGATTCAGGCCTTCTTGTTCACTATGCTTACGATGGTGTACATTTCACAGGCTGCAATTCACGAGGAAGACCATTAA
- a CDS encoding ATP synthase subunit I, with protein MDKIMNTAVRSLLFAMGVCLLVWALMPDLRTVALGLLLGLAASFMNAFLLRRRVEMITLKAAGGNSRRMGMGLGSRIAMVLLVAMVAYRFPEDFSMPAALIGCMVMPFILLVAAYIHNRNKL; from the coding sequence ATGGATAAAATAATGAACACCGCAGTACGGTCTTTGCTCTTCGCGATGGGGGTATGTCTGCTTGTCTGGGCATTGATGCCGGACCTGCGAACGGTCGCTCTTGGTCTTCTGCTAGGGCTTGCAGCGAGTTTCATGAATGCGTTTTTACTGAGGCGCAGAGTGGAAATGATTACGCTTAAAGCAGCAGGAGGAAATTCTCGCAGAATGGGTATGGGACTTGGAAGCCGCATCGCTATGGTGCTGCTGGTTGCCATGGTAGCTTATCGCTTTCCGGAAGACTTCAGCATGCCAGCCGCATTAATTGGCTGTATGGTTATGCCTTTTATTCTTCTGGTAGCAGCTTATATTCATAATAGAAATAAACTTTAG
- a CDS encoding AtpZ/AtpI family protein, with protein MDKKNRRDNPLFAAGLVGGLGLQVAICIFLGYFLGSSLGERFGGGSGWTVGGILVGLAVGLLSGILLVKKVMEDADG; from the coding sequence ATGGATAAAAAGAACAGAAGAGACAATCCGCTGTTCGCGGCAGGTCTTGTCGGCGGACTCGGACTGCAAGTCGCTATTTGTATCTTTTTAGGGTACTTTCTCGGATCGTCGCTCGGTGAACGCTTTGGCGGAGGTTCGGGTTGGACGGTCGGGGGCATACTGGTCGGTCTGGCTGTCGGTCTTCTCTCAGGCATTCTGCTTGTGAAGAAGGTAATGGAGGATGCCGATGGATAA